In Chionomys nivalis chromosome 26, mChiNiv1.1, whole genome shotgun sequence, the genomic window cgaactcacagagatccgcctgcctctgcctcccgagtgctgggattaaaggagtgcgccaccaccacccggctgaaaaatagttttttaaggAATTTACACTAaggttcttaaagaaaaaaataagtaaaacaattAATGGACcttgaaaagatagaaaatacacacagagtctAGGTTACACATTgcgctttctttgaatttttggacTGCAGAGAGAGACATTGATTTGGGGGCTGCTACGGTAACCCCATACATAGTTTAAAGGTATCTTACTTCAAAAtttgttattttggagaagaCATTCTGCTTTTGCTGCCACAAACCTTCCAGGCTAATGTTACGCCCTGGGATTTTTGATTGAGTTGAAAACGATTATATCGTTAACGTTTTCCTTAGTTAAGCTCtgtgtaaattatatataaaagtttagactcacaaagataggatagactTTACCTTAATTTGccagtttttccttttcatttatctaGTATTTTATCTCCAGAATATCTTCAGCTTGCATTATTTTATatgcttctatttcaattttcaattcttgaactgatatattcatttctgtcaactgtttgcttgtttgacttTCTTAAAgggtttattattattctccAAGATTTCATTAATCTTTCCCCTGCTTTTTTAAGGAACTCATTCACTTCCTTCTTAAGGACGATAACATCTTCATAGTTGATCTAACTTAATTGTACTTTGGCTGTGTTGGAATACTCAGGGTGTGCTGTAGTAGGAGAGTTTGAATATGGTAGTGACATATTgttctgtctgttgttgatcatGTTATTGTGCTGTTGTCCAGGTATCTGGGTTTGAGGTGACTGCAGGTCTAGGTGCCAGTAtctctgtttgtctttcttggatgCACGTTTGGTTCCTTGGTTTCTATTTGCTCTTTGGTATTCTGATAgaagtagatttttttcctcattttgggGTCTGGAAGTTTTTCAGTAGGTCTGACATTAGTACTGCCTAAGCATTTGGAGTCATTGATTTGTAGGTGCATGAACTTCTTCCTGCTTGTTATacttactttacatttttaaaattaatataactaATTTATATGTAGGCATGACTATGCACCACATGGGTATCTGGTCCTCAACATGATCAAAGGATCTCAGAATTTATGAACTTGGAATAATGGATATTTATGATTCCCAAATAAGTACTGGCAATTCTGCCACATTTATTCAAGACCATCAAAAGCTAGGTACTACTCAGTCATCTCTCTCCCAGCCTGGGTTAATTATTTATGCCCAAGATATATATTGCTAATGTTTTCATCTGTCCACTTGTaactgttttaaacataaagctctGTTTGTAAAATGTTATTGGTATTACAGTTTAAATAGGGCACTACGGATGTTTGGAAGATAAAGAGAGAAGTGGAGTGAACACATACTTCTTTGTAGGAACTTCAGTAAAAACCTCTGAgttcttctatttttcttgctTGATTCACCAATTTTTGTAATGGAGACagtgccttttgtttgtttattgtttgttgtttgtttattgtttatttgatttttgagacagggtttctctgtagctttggagcctgtcctggaactagctctcatagaacaggttggccccaaactcacagagacccttctgcctctttctcctgattgctgggattaaaggcatgaatcacCACTTCCTGGatgatagggtcttactatgtatttCCATCTGTCCTGGACCTGATTGCATAGACATGTCTGGCATTTAACTCAGAGAAAAATATACCTGACTCTGCTTTTGAAGGTCTGAGCTTAAATGCATGAGTCAATACACCCAGATTGTCcaaattattttttgatttatagttagttaatcttcataaaaatttctcatttgTACTATGAAATGttgatctgtttccttgtttctcttcGCTAATAGATATTTCTCTTGTAAGGTGATAGCTTATTCAAAGagtacagaaatgacagagaagactCTCCTATTCAATTACCTTCTAAACTGACTGTCTATGTCTTGGAATATGATTAGGGAACAATAGAATTATATGACTATACTATCAAAGAAGTATACATTTACAATGTTGTCACTATCATGTCACTATCACATATGGCATATTTtagaaggcagtgacctatgatgatgtgcatatcaacttcactgaggaagagtggaatttgctggatccttcccagaagaatctctacaaagatgtgatgctggagacctacaggaacctcactactataggtaaaaatgaatttccttcatgtttcaaaataaagggaCAACTTTTCCTTGTTTAATGATGTTCTTCAATAATTTGATttagaaaggagaagaagaatgaGGTGAATAAACCAGGCACGGTTCTAAGGTTTCCTTAAAATAGCTACTTAAATGTTGCACAGTATTCAATATTATAACATACATTTTCTGGTACTGCATTTTAGGATACTTTTGGGAAGAACATAATAGTAAAGAACATTGTCAACgttctagaagacatgaaaggtaattttcttgtgcatgCTGAAAACAATGAGCCTctgatgaaatgataatgtgtCCTAGAAGATTTATTAACTTCTGAAAAATCCATGTAGAATTTCATGTAGGTGAattgcattttctctttttttctttctttctttctttttttttttttttttggtttttcaagacagggtttctctgtggctttggagcctgtcctggaactagctctgtagaccaggctggtctctcagaaagatcctcttgcctctgtctcctgagtgcctgattaaaggtgtgcgccaccatcgtcctGTTGGTGAATTGCATTTTCAAggcattcttttaattaaaatgacaaGTGAGAAATTGCTAAACAGATATCACCATTTGAATCTTAGCACCATGAGAGCAATGTTGTAGATCTGCcaatccatttatttcttttgctcaTAATACAAAATGTGTACATATTGAAGTGATGATAAGTATATCTGCAAGACTTTCTATAAACCGAGAGCACATAGTAAATCTTGTATTACTCATATACTTCTTATTACTATATTAAGATTGGTGAGAGAAGCAGTTAGAGTTCAGTGGCAGTTGTTGTGAAGAAACTTTAATACATCTACCACACATCTATAAGGAAGAGAAAGTCACACTGTGATAATTCAGAGtggatattttttgtttgtgattcTTCCTTTACTGTGTATACCACATATTACTCACAATACAAGCCTATGAGCATAGGAATATGGGAAAACGCAGCATAGCTCTCTCTAAAAACAATTAGAAGATAAGCATTAGTCCCCATGTTGAGTACCCTTGCTGAAATTGATTCAACTATATAAATAATTGGTTTTCACATATCACTGTTAATACATAAAGAAACTCAGAGTGCAGAGAAGCCACATGAGTTCTAGAATTGTGCAAATACTTCTGATTGTCCTAGTTCAGTTAGCAAATGTAGTGTGATTCATAGTATAGGACAGTTTATGAATGTAATAAAGTTGTTCTGAGGTTATCCAGTTCTCTTCAAATATGAGAAATATgtcaaatagaaaaatgtttctgagccaggcggtggtggcgcacgcctttaatcccagcacttgggaggcagaggcaggtgaatctctgtgagttcgagaccagcctggtctacaagagctagttccaggacaggctccaaagccacagagaaaccctgtctcgaaaaaccaaaaaaaaaaaaaaagaaaagaaaaatgtttctgtaaagGTGAAAAGGTAAACCACGTAATAAAGGAATTTACCATGACAGGTGTcttcaaaaatgcaaaacaagccttaattaaagaagaaagccTGAGTTTAAACACAGTTATAAAACCTTAATATCTGATTTCTATTTACAATTGGActaaattataaaagtaatacataGAGAAATGTAGGTTCAAGAGCgtattgaatgtggtaaagcttttatatgttccaattaTGCTTGCAGGACTGAAAGAAATGATTATGGAAAGAAACTTTCAGTGATTCCTCAATGTGTTAAAGCCTTGGAATATGACAATCAGCTTCAGAGGAATAAAGGAACTCATGATAGTAAGAAACCTTATGAATCTAATCAGTGTCATAAAGCCTTTGCTCATCACAATTCTCTTCAAATTCACAAAAGGACACAgactgaagagaaaccctgtgaatgtaatcagtgtggtaaagcctttactCAAAACAGTGTTCTTCAAACTCATAAAGGAACACAAACTGGAGAAAAAACCTATGAATGTAagcagtgtggtaaggcctttgctggaCCCAGTGctcttcaaatacatgaaagaacatATACTagggagaaaccctatgaatgtcatcagtgtggtaaggcctttgcacgtcaAGGCAATCTTCAAacgcataaaagaacacacagtggagagaagccctatgaatgtaatcagtgtggtaaggcctttgctcgcCACAGTACTCTTCTaatacatgaaagaacacatacgggagagaaaccctatgaatgtcatcagtgtggtaaggcctttgcatgtcaaGGCAATCTTCAAacgcataaaagaacacacagtggagagaagccctatgaatgtaatcagtgtggtaaggcctttgctcgcCACAGTACTCTTCTaatacatgaaagaacacatactggagagaaaccctatgaatgtagtcagtgtggtaaggcctttgctgaaaacagtactcttcaaaagcataaaagcacacatactggagagaaaccctatgcatgtagtcagtgtggtaaggcctttgctcaccaCAGTGCTCTTctaatacataaaagaacacatactggagagaaaccctatgaatgtaatcagtgtggtaaggcctttgctcaacacagtGCTCTTCTaatacatgaaagaacacatactggagagaaaccctatgaatgtcatcagtgtggtaaggcctttgcatgtcaaGGCAGTCTTCAAacgcataaaagaacacacagtggagagaagccctatgaatgtaatcagtgtggtaaggcctttacTCAACACAATGCTCTTCAAAGGCATCAAAGAACACACGCGGGTGTGAAACAGTATGCGTGAAATGAGTTTGGAAAAGTCTTTTCATGTCTTACTCATCTTCAAATGCAGAAAAGAACACAGATTGGAGAGAAACTTGTAATGGAATTTGTTTGGCAAATCCTTTGTCACAATAATCTCCAA contains:
- the LOC130866740 gene encoding zinc finger protein 431-like — protein: MPKKAVTYDDVHINFTEEEWNLLDPSQKNLYKDVMLETYRNLTTIGYFWEEHNSKEHCQRSRRHERTQTEEKPCECNQCGKAFTQNSVLQTHKGTQTGEKTYECKQCGKAFAGPSALQIHERTYTREKPYECHQCGKAFARQGNLQTHKRTHSGEKPYECNQCGKAFARHSTLLIHERTHTGEKPYECHQCGKAFACQGNLQTHKRTHSGEKPYECNQCGKAFARHSTLLIHERTHTGEKPYECSQCGKAFAENSTLQKHKSTHTGEKPYACSQCGKAFAHHSALLIHKRTHTGEKPYECNQCGKAFAQHSALLIHERTHTGEKPYECHQCGKAFACQGSLQTHKRTHSGEKPYE